The following coding sequences are from one Musa acuminata AAA Group cultivar baxijiao chromosome BXJ1-6, Cavendish_Baxijiao_AAA, whole genome shotgun sequence window:
- the LOC135677306 gene encoding subtilisin-like protease SBT1.7 has product MRGAMEPLRLLLLLLLMLCCSSTAVVAAVAKKRTYIVHMAKSQMPPAFAEHRHWYDASLRSVSDAAEIIYAYDTAAHGFSARLSPAEARALEHRPGVLGVVLEERYELHTTRTPEFLGLDRSEGLIPQSNTESDVVVGVLDTGVWPERKSYDDAGLGPVPASWKGVCEEGKDFKAADACNRKLVGARFFSKGYEASMGPIDETKESRSPRDNDGHGTHTSSTAAGSVVPDANLLGYAAGTARGMSTRARVAVYKVCWLGGCFSSDILAAMDKAIEDGCGVLSLSLGGGMSDYYRDSVAIGAFNAMAKGVVVSCSAGNAGPGTSTLSNVAPWITTVGAGTIDRDFPAYVVLGDGKNYTGVSLYSGKPLPSSSLPLIYAGNATNATNGNLCMVGTLLPDKVSGKIVLCDRGINARVQKGFVVRDAGGAGMILANTAANGEELVADAHLLPATAVGEKAGDAIKSYLFSDPNPKATVAFGGTKVGVMPSPVVAAFSSRGPNAVTPDILKPDLVAPGVNILAAWSGSVGPTGQAADPRRTEFNIISGTSMSCPHVSGLAAFLRGAHPDWSPGAIKSALMTTAYADYPGGGGILDVATGRPATPFDFGAGHVDPPKALDPGLVYDLTVDDYLDFLCALNYTTLQIASVSRRSNFNCDNKKAYAVSDLNYPSFAVAFATASGAGGGGSAATTVKHTRTLTNVGAPGTYKATVSAPQEAKVTVDPSELSFAAAGEKKSYTVAFSAASQPSGTATFGRLEWSDGKHVVASPLSFTWT; this is encoded by the coding sequence ATGAGAGGAGCCATGGAGCCGTTGAggttgctgctgctactgctgctgatgCTCTGCTGCAGCAgcactgcggtggtggcggcggtggccAAGAAGCGGACTTATATAGTTCATATGGCCAAGTCGCAGATGCCGCCCGCGTTCGCGGAGCACCGTCACTGGTACGACGCCTCCCTGCGGTCCGTCTCCGACGCGGCCGAGATCATCTACGCCTATGACACCGCTGCCCACGGCTTCTCCGCGCGGCTCTCCCCGGCGGAGGCCCGCGCCCTGGAGCACCGTCCGGGCGTGCTGGGCGTGGTCCTCGAGGAGCGCTACGAGCTCCATACGACGCGCACACCGGAGTTCCTCGGCCTCGACCGCAGCGAGGGGCTCATCCCCCAGTCGAACACTGAGAGCGACGTCGTCGTCGGGGTGCTCGACACAGGCGTGTGGCCCGAGCGCAAGAGCTACGACGACGCTGGGCTCGGGCCCGTCCCCGCGAGCTGGAAGGGCGTGTGCGAGGAGGGGAAGGACTTCAAGGCCGCGGACGCCTGCAACCGGAAGCTGGTCGGCGCGCGGTTCTTCTCCAAGGGGTACGAGGCGAGCATGGGCCCTATCGATGAGACCAAGGAGTCGAGGTCTCCCCGAGATAACGATGGCCACGGCACTCAcacctcctccaccgccgccggcTCTGTTGTGCCAGACGCCAACCTTCTCGGCTACGCTGCGGGCACCGCCCGCGGCATGTCCACCCGCGCGCGCGTCGCCGTGTACAAGGTCTGCTGGCTTGGCGGTTGCTTCAGCTCCGACATCCTCGCCGCCATGGACAAGGCCATCGAGGACGGCTGCGGCGTCCTGTCCCTGTCCCTGGGCGGTGGGATGTCAGACTACTACCGCGATAGCGTCGCGATCGGGGCCTTCAACGCCATGGCGAAGGGGGTTGTGGTGTCCTGCTCCGCGGGCAATGCCGGGCCAGGGACGTCCACCCTCTCCAACGTCGCGCCGTGGATCACCACCGTCGGGGCCGGCACGATCGACCGCGACTTCCCGGCCTACGTCGTGCTCGGCGACGGCAAAAACTACACCGGCGTCTCGCTCTACAGCGGAAAGCCCCTCCCTTCCTCCTCGCTCCCCTTGATCTACGCTGGTAACGCCACCAACGCCACCAACGGAAACCTCTGCATGGTGGGGACCCTCTTGCCGGACAAGGTATCTGGAAAGATCGTCCTTTGCGATCGCGGCATCAACGCCCGCGTTCAGAAAGGCTTCGTCGTGCGCGACGCTGGGGGGGCAGGCATGATCCTAGCCAACACCGCTGCTAACGGGGAGGAGCTCGTCGCAGACGCCCACCTCCTCCCGGCCACCGCTGTCGGGGAAAAGGCAGGGGACGCCATCAAGTCCTACCTTTTCTCCGATCCGAACCCCAAGGCGACAGTCGCCTTCGGTGGAACGAAGGTCGGGGTCATGCCGTCACCAGTGGTGGCGGCGTTCTCCTCCCGCGGTCCGAACGCCGTCACGCCGGACATCCTGAAGCCGGATCTCGTCGCCCCAGGGGTGAACATCCTCGCCGCCTGGtcggggtcagttgggcccacaGGGCAGGCGGCGGACCCGCGGCGGACGGAGTTCAACATCATCTCCGGCACGTCCATGTCGTGCCCCCATGTAAGCGGCCTGGCGGCGTTCCTCAGGGGGGCGCACCCGGACTGGAGCCCCGGCGCCATCAAGTCTGCCCTCATGACCACCGCCTACGCTGATTACCCTGGCGGCGGCGGCATCCTCGACGTGGCCACCGGCCGGCCGGCCACGCCCTTCGACTTCGGCGCCGGCCACGTGGATCCACCCAAGGCTCTGGACCCCGGCCTCGTCTACGACCTCACCGTTGACGACTACCTCGACTTCCTCTGCGCCCTGAACTACACGACCCTCCAGATCGCGAGCGTCTCCAGGCGATCCAACTTCAACTGCGACAACAAGAAGGCCTACGCGGTGTCGGACCTCAACTACCCCTCCTTCGCGGTGGCGTTCGCGACGGCGAGCGGCGCGGGCGGCGGAGGTTCGGCCGCGACGACGGTGAAGCACACCAGGACGCTGACCAACGTCGGGGCGCCGGGCACA